In a genomic window of Anas acuta chromosome 9, bAnaAcu1.1, whole genome shotgun sequence:
- the LOC137861386 gene encoding uncharacterized protein isoform X2 codes for MVKTFLLPLKRCMASINKRLVLMPPAQDGETNSPFLPTSSSSVTSPTGCEVPELVHEKDAGRDQGEMDCGSPDAVSCLSWREGEHLSKAAVPEGRAHQDCLLTCTPGWKRRGEEQQKKMPLGREEERNRIMSQHTSAASTCPSYSEDPCFIEDYMAKYLISTRDTSTTSITLHSYQHRKTHERVYKYQLFPLPELCGHTALSE; via the exons atggttaAGACTTTTCTCCTACCTCTTAAGAGATGCATGGCTTCTATAAACaaaag ACTAGTTCTGATGCCTCCTGCCCAAGATGGAGAAACTAACAGTcctttcctccccacctcctcatCCTCTGTGACTTCACCAACTGGTTGTGAAGTGCCTGAACTGGTCCATGAAAAGGATGCTGGAAG AGATCAGGGTGAGATGGACTGTGGTTCTCCGGATGCTGTTTCCTGCCTTTCCTGGAGAGAGGGAGAGCATTTGAGTAAGGCAGCAGTGCCAGAGGGAAGAGCACACCAGGACTGCCTGCTCACATGCACACCTGgctggaaaaggagaggagaagagcagcagaagaaaatgcctttgggcagggaagaagaaaggaacagG ATAATGTCACAGCACACGAGCGCTGCAAGCACCTGTCCCAGCTACAGTGAAGATCCCTGTTTCATTGAGGATTACATGGCCAAATACTTGATTTCTACCAGAGATACATCAACTACGTCAATAACGTTACACAGCTACCAG cacAGGAAAACACATGAGCGTGTATATAAATATCAACTGTTCCCTCTTCCGGAGCTGTGTGGACATACTGCACTCAGCGAGTAA
- the LOC137861386 gene encoding uncharacterized protein isoform X1 has product MVKTFLLPLKRCMASINKRLVLMPPAQDGETNSPFLPTSSSSVTSPTGCEVPELVHEKDAGSRDQGEMDCGSPDAVSCLSWREGEHLSKAAVPEGRAHQDCLLTCTPGWKRRGEEQQKKMPLGREEERNRIMSQHTSAASTCPSYSEDPCFIEDYMAKYLISTRDTSTTSITLHSYQHRKTHERVYKYQLFPLPELCGHTALSE; this is encoded by the exons atggttaAGACTTTTCTCCTACCTCTTAAGAGATGCATGGCTTCTATAAACaaaag ACTAGTTCTGATGCCTCCTGCCCAAGATGGAGAAACTAACAGTcctttcctccccacctcctcatCCTCTGTGACTTCACCAACTGGTTGTGAAGTGCCTGAACTGGTCCATGAAAAGGATGCTGGAAG CAGAGATCAGGGTGAGATGGACTGTGGTTCTCCGGATGCTGTTTCCTGCCTTTCCTGGAGAGAGGGAGAGCATTTGAGTAAGGCAGCAGTGCCAGAGGGAAGAGCACACCAGGACTGCCTGCTCACATGCACACCTGgctggaaaaggagaggagaagagcagcagaagaaaatgcctttgggcagggaagaagaaaggaacagG ATAATGTCACAGCACACGAGCGCTGCAAGCACCTGTCCCAGCTACAGTGAAGATCCCTGTTTCATTGAGGATTACATGGCCAAATACTTGATTTCTACCAGAGATACATCAACTACGTCAATAACGTTACACAGCTACCAG cacAGGAAAACACATGAGCGTGTATATAAATATCAACTGTTCCCTCTTCCGGAGCTGTGTGGACATACTGCACTCAGCGAGTAA